In Erythrobacter litoralis HTCC2594, a single genomic region encodes these proteins:
- the trpS gene encoding tryptophan--tRNA ligase encodes MRVVSGIQPTGNLHLGNYLGAIRNWVKMQDEMGAPAQAAEGGSAEEASECLFFLADLHAISQPHDPAELRRNTLEMAAALVACGIDPDRSVMFNQAQVPAHAELQWLLMGTGRMGWLNRMTQWKDKAGKNREGQSVALFAYPVLQAADVLLYQATHVPVGEDQKQHLELARDIAQKFNNDFASEDAPVFTLPDPYIPPQAARIMSLRDGSAKMSKSDLSEMSRINLTDDADTIMKKVKKAKTDPEPLPSEAEGLADRPEALNLVTIYAALAESTVDSVLGDFGGEGFGKFKPALGELMVETLAPTSARFTELLEDREAIEAILARGAAKARERGLPTLDATYEALGLLRGPR; translated from the coding sequence ATGCGTGTCGTCTCGGGCATCCAGCCCACCGGTAATCTTCATCTCGGCAATTATCTCGGCGCGATCCGTAACTGGGTGAAGATGCAGGATGAGATGGGTGCCCCCGCTCAAGCAGCCGAAGGCGGTAGCGCAGAAGAAGCCAGCGAGTGCCTTTTCTTCCTCGCCGATTTGCACGCCATCTCGCAGCCACACGATCCGGCGGAACTGCGCCGGAACACGCTGGAGATGGCGGCCGCCCTGGTCGCTTGCGGGATCGATCCCGACAGATCGGTGATGTTCAACCAGGCCCAGGTCCCGGCGCATGCGGAGTTGCAGTGGCTGCTGATGGGCACCGGACGCATGGGTTGGCTCAACCGGATGACGCAGTGGAAGGACAAGGCGGGCAAAAACCGCGAAGGCCAGTCCGTCGCGCTGTTCGCCTATCCGGTGCTGCAGGCCGCCGATGTGCTGCTCTACCAAGCGACGCACGTACCCGTGGGCGAAGACCAGAAGCAGCATCTGGAGCTGGCCCGCGACATCGCGCAGAAATTCAACAACGATTTCGCGTCCGAAGATGCACCGGTTTTCACCCTGCCCGATCCCTACATTCCGCCGCAGGCCGCGCGGATCATGAGCCTGCGCGACGGTTCGGCCAAGATGAGCAAATCCGATCTCTCCGAAATGAGCCGCATCAACCTGACCGATGATGCCGATACGATCATGAAGAAGGTCAAGAAGGCCAAAACCGATCCCGAGCCGCTGCCGAGCGAGGCCGAGGGTCTCGCGGATCGCCCCGAGGCGCTCAATCTCGTGACGATCTATGCTGCGCTGGCCGAAAGCACTGTCGATAGTGTGCTCGGCGATTTCGGCGGCGAGGGCTTCGGAAAGTTCAAGCCGGCGCTGGGTGAATTGATGGTCGAAACGCTGGCACCGACTTCCGCGCGCTTTACCGAGCTGCTGGAAGACCGCGAGGCTATCGAAGCGATCCTGGCGCGCGGCGCGGCCAAGGCTCGAGAACGCGGCCTGCCGACGCTCGATGCGACATACGAGGCGCTCGGGCTGCTGCGCGGCCCGCGCTAA
- a CDS encoding DUF4136 domain-containing protein — protein MTDQPIFNRLLKAVAAPLMLVGLAGCATAFNSDVTRYSTQLPAPQGQTFAVVADDPSLAGGLEFSQYADLVEEEMAKLGYTEGTPETANLLVRFDYGVDNGRERVRTTGFYDPFYRPWYGFYPRSRLFYRSRLHPARFHGAWGYGFYDPWFGGPEVRSYTVYTSGIDMKIDDRTSGERLFEGKAEALSTSNRLQYLVPNLVEAMFTDFPGNSGETLRISIKPEETRVRRIN, from the coding sequence ATGACCGACCAACCGATTTTCAACCGCTTGCTCAAGGCCGTGGCCGCACCGCTAATGCTGGTCGGCCTTGCGGGCTGTGCGACGGCCTTCAACTCCGACGTGACCCGCTATTCGACCCAGCTCCCCGCACCGCAGGGGCAGACTTTCGCCGTGGTCGCCGACGATCCGTCGCTCGCGGGGGGTCTGGAGTTTTCGCAATATGCCGACCTCGTCGAGGAAGAGATGGCGAAGCTGGGCTATACCGAGGGCACGCCGGAGACCGCCAACCTGCTCGTCCGCTTCGACTACGGCGTAGACAATGGCCGCGAGCGTGTGCGGACGACCGGGTTCTACGACCCGTTCTATCGCCCATGGTACGGCTTCTACCCACGCAGCCGCCTGTTCTATCGCAGCCGCCTGCACCCTGCGCGTTTCCATGGCGCATGGGGTTACGGCTTCTACGATCCGTGGTTCGGCGGGCCTGAGGTGCGGAGCTACACCGTCTACACCAGCGGGATCGACATGAAGATCGACGACCGCACCAGCGGTGAGCGCCTGTTCGAAGGCAAGGCCGAGGCTTTGTCGACCAGCAATCGCCTGCAATATCTCGTTCCGAACCTTGTCGAAGCGATGTTCACCGATTTCCCCGGCAATTCGGGCGAAACGCTGCGCATCTCGATCAAGCCGGAAGAGACCAGGGTCCGCCGGATCAATTGA
- the dut gene encoding dUTP diphosphatase, protein MTDTSAQVAAGGSAHEVPVQLKRLPNGHGLPLPEYATDGAAGMDVVSAEDITLAPGARHAVSTGLAMAIPPGFEIQVRPRSGLALKHGITVPNTPGTIDSDYRGELKAILINHGSEPFAIHRGDRIAQLVIAPVTRATWQEVDDLDATERGAGGFGSTGGHAEL, encoded by the coding sequence ATGACTGACACAAGCGCTCAAGTGGCCGCAGGCGGTAGCGCGCACGAAGTCCCCGTGCAGTTGAAACGCCTGCCGAACGGCCATGGCTTGCCGCTCCCCGAATACGCCACCGATGGTGCGGCAGGAATGGACGTGGTCTCGGCCGAAGACATTACCCTCGCACCGGGTGCGCGCCATGCGGTCTCGACCGGCCTCGCGATGGCGATTCCGCCGGGCTTTGAAATCCAGGTCCGTCCGCGCTCGGGCCTTGCGCTCAAGCACGGCATCACCGTGCCCAACACGCCGGGCACGATTGACAGCGATTATCGGGGCGAGCTGAAAGCAATCCTGATCAACCACGGCAGCGAACCCTTCGCCATCCATCGCGGCGACCGTATCGCGCAGCTGGTCATCGCGCCGGTTACGCGCGCGACATGGCAAGAAGTCGACGACCTCGATGCGACGGAGCGCGGGGCGGGCGGCTTCGGTTCTACCGGCGGACACGCCGAGCTCTAG
- a CDS encoding bifunctional phosphopantothenoylcysteine decarboxylase/phosphopantothenate synthase, which yields MKGKTMASEAGPKILLVIGGGIAAYKSCELVRLIRKQGGSVTCVLTGGGAKFVTPMALAALSENEVHTTLWDLRNEVEMGHIQLSREADLVVVCPATANMLAKMAAGIADDLATTLLLATDKPVMVAPAMNVKMWQHDATQMNVERLRAAGVHVIDPDEGAMACGEFGPGRLREPEAIWNAMAEMFGAEAVEEKEPAALAPVPEIEVLEPEPEPEPESRGMLGGLLSSIIPRTTPKRSVEEIEAQWEEPEEFETEPDTEVAEEEEANQGATDDAPIAGAGPLLATKGKANSAPPTDAEAINHTVATGTGAQKPEPIDEDGPLVEEEPLEGNPLDGQPAFDTEPEHRPLFGKHVLVTAGPTHEPIDPVRYIANRSSGKQGFAIAAAAAAAGARVTLVAGPVHLQTPRGVDRINVESAREMADEVRNALPADIAVMVAAVADWRTKDFADQKMKKRGSAPPALLLEENPDILTNLSAGKKRPTLVIGFAAETQDVIENARSKRKRKGADWIVANDVSGDVMGGDLNDVHIVTSRGVEDLPEMPKDQVAYALVERMAEALEKVHEDD from the coding sequence ATGAAGGGGAAAACTATGGCGAGCGAAGCGGGGCCGAAGATCCTGCTCGTCATCGGAGGCGGTATCGCGGCGTACAAGTCGTGCGAACTCGTGCGCCTGATCCGCAAGCAGGGGGGCTCGGTCACGTGCGTGCTGACCGGAGGCGGGGCGAAGTTCGTGACCCCCATGGCGCTAGCTGCCCTCAGCGAGAACGAGGTGCATACGACGCTGTGGGATCTCAGGAACGAGGTCGAGATGGGCCATATCCAGCTCAGCCGCGAGGCGGACCTGGTGGTGGTGTGCCCGGCGACGGCCAATATGCTTGCCAAGATGGCTGCCGGGATCGCCGACGATCTCGCGACTACGCTGCTGCTTGCGACCGACAAGCCGGTGATGGTTGCGCCTGCGATGAACGTGAAGATGTGGCAGCACGATGCCACGCAGATGAATGTCGAACGCCTGCGCGCGGCGGGCGTGCATGTGATCGATCCCGATGAAGGCGCGATGGCCTGCGGCGAATTCGGCCCCGGACGTTTGCGCGAGCCGGAAGCGATCTGGAACGCCATGGCCGAGATGTTCGGCGCCGAGGCGGTGGAAGAGAAAGAACCTGCGGCGCTCGCCCCGGTGCCGGAAATCGAAGTTTTGGAACCGGAGCCCGAGCCGGAGCCGGAGAGCAGGGGTATGCTCGGCGGCCTTCTGTCCTCGATCATTCCGCGCACAACACCCAAGCGCAGCGTCGAAGAAATCGAAGCGCAGTGGGAAGAGCCAGAAGAGTTCGAAACCGAACCGGACACGGAAGTCGCCGAGGAAGAGGAGGCGAACCAAGGCGCGACAGACGATGCGCCGATTGCCGGTGCGGGCCCGCTCCTTGCCACCAAGGGCAAGGCCAATTCCGCCCCGCCGACCGATGCCGAGGCGATAAATCACACGGTAGCAACCGGCACCGGGGCACAAAAGCCGGAGCCGATCGACGAGGACGGCCCGCTAGTCGAGGAAGAGCCGCTGGAAGGGAATCCGCTCGACGGGCAACCCGCTTTCGACACCGAGCCGGAACACCGTCCACTATTCGGCAAGCACGTGCTCGTCACCGCCGGGCCGACGCATGAACCGATCGACCCGGTGCGCTATATCGCCAACCGGTCGAGCGGAAAGCAGGGCTTTGCCATTGCCGCCGCCGCTGCCGCAGCCGGTGCGCGGGTCACGCTGGTAGCAGGACCGGTCCATTTGCAAACGCCGCGCGGGGTCGACCGCATCAATGTCGAAAGCGCGCGGGAAATGGCGGACGAAGTGCGCAATGCCTTGCCTGCCGATATCGCTGTGATGGTTGCAGCCGTCGCCGACTGGCGCACCAAGGACTTCGCCGACCAGAAGATGAAAAAACGCGGCTCCGCCCCACCGGCGCTGCTGCTGGAAGAGAACCCCGACATTCTCACCAACCTGTCAGCGGGCAAGAAGCGGCCAACGCTGGTGATCGGCTTTGCCGCTGAAACGCAGGACGTGATCGAGAATGCCCGGTCCAAGCGCAAGCGCAAGGGCGCGGACTGGATCGTGGCCAACGATGTGTCGGGCGATGTCATGGGCGGCGATCTCAACGATGTGCACATCGTCACGTCGCGCGGAGTGGAGGACCTGCCGGAAATGCCCAAGGATCAGGTCGCCTATGCACTGGTCGAACGGATGGCCGAGGCGCTGGAGAAAGTGCACGAGGATGACTGA
- a CDS encoding DUF4345 family protein, with the protein MRLVITALLFVGGLFFLFTGTGFLLDPSVTGADFGLEANGARGLSSLRADLTAFFWVGGGCMIWGAWKRNGDPLIASAALFAIALLGRAVSMIADGPYEGWWLPMAVEAITVIVCLVGWQMLPHHDLTQEG; encoded by the coding sequence ATGCGGCTGGTTATAACGGCGCTTCTGTTCGTCGGGGGATTGTTCTTCCTGTTCACCGGAACGGGGTTCCTGCTCGATCCCTCCGTCACCGGTGCCGACTTCGGTCTGGAAGCGAACGGCGCGCGCGGCCTGTCCTCGCTCCGCGCGGACCTGACCGCCTTCTTCTGGGTCGGGGGCGGCTGCATGATCTGGGGCGCGTGGAAGCGCAACGGCGATCCGCTGATCGCCAGCGCGGCCCTTTTCGCCATCGCCTTGCTGGGGCGTGCGGTGTCCATGATCGCCGATGGTCCATACGAGGGCTGGTGGCTGCCCATGGCGGTCGAGGCGATCACGGTGATAGTGTGTCTCGTCGGCTGGCAGATGCTGCCGCACCACGATCTGACCCAAGAAGGATGA
- the ubiB gene encoding 2-polyprenylphenol 6-hydroxylase — protein sequence MTRPVTHIWRLLKWGRTAAKHGALRGIERDPNTPAPVKRLARLARLGTFPPATPDYAGAFRDIGPAAIKLGQSLATRPDLVGEEAAHNLLTLQDDLPPIPFERIEAAVAATFEQPLDTLFSDIDPVPVGAASIAQVHRAVTAEGSEVALKVLRPGIREQFARDIQTYEWAAAHVEAMGGEAARLRPRQTIANFKRWTNSELDLRREAASASELADAMSGFHGYRIPAIDWDRTNGRVMTVEWIDGIKISKRDELIAAGHDLEEVAERLVLAFLHQAISGGFFHADMHQGNLFVEPDGTIVAIDFGIMGRIDRRARQWLAEILYGLTTGNYQRVAEIHFEAQYVPSYHSVGEFATALRAVGEPMRGKPVSELSVGQMLDGLFAITRDFDMATQPHLLLLQKTMVMVEGIATQLNPQINMWDVSAPYVRSWIRDELGPEAALADSLKENVSTLLRLPDLVRRIEETYPPKGGAPEPQPLPDIELVWERRQREGRGWLGYVLSAALGAATIAGAFALGWIG from the coding sequence ATGACGCGTCCCGTCACCCATATCTGGCGGCTCCTCAAATGGGGCCGCACTGCCGCCAAGCATGGGGCGCTGCGCGGGATCGAGCGCGACCCAAATACGCCTGCACCCGTCAAGCGGCTGGCAAGACTGGCGCGCCTCGGAACATTTCCACCGGCGACGCCGGACTATGCCGGGGCGTTCCGCGATATCGGTCCAGCGGCCATCAAGCTCGGTCAATCGCTGGCGACGCGGCCGGATCTGGTCGGCGAAGAGGCGGCGCACAACCTGCTCACCTTGCAGGATGATCTGCCGCCGATCCCGTTCGAGCGGATCGAGGCGGCCGTTGCGGCGACTTTCGAACAGCCGCTCGACACATTGTTCAGCGATATCGATCCCGTTCCCGTCGGCGCCGCGTCGATTGCGCAGGTCCATCGTGCGGTCACCGCGGAGGGAAGCGAGGTGGCGCTCAAGGTCTTGCGCCCCGGCATTCGCGAGCAATTCGCCCGCGATATTCAGACCTACGAATGGGCTGCCGCGCATGTCGAGGCGATGGGCGGCGAGGCCGCGCGGCTGCGTCCGCGCCAGACCATCGCCAATTTCAAGCGCTGGACCAATTCGGAGCTCGATCTGCGGCGTGAAGCGGCATCGGCCAGCGAGCTCGCCGATGCGATGAGCGGCTTTCACGGCTATCGCATCCCAGCCATCGACTGGGACCGTACCAACGGCCGGGTGATGACGGTCGAATGGATCGACGGGATCAAGATTTCCAAGCGCGACGAGTTGATCGCGGCGGGCCACGACCTGGAGGAGGTGGCCGAACGGCTGGTGCTCGCTTTCCTCCACCAGGCGATCAGCGGTGGATTCTTCCACGCCGATATGCATCAGGGAAACCTGTTCGTGGAGCCGGACGGCACCATCGTGGCGATCGATTTCGGCATCATGGGCCGGATCGACCGCCGCGCGCGGCAATGGCTGGCGGAAATCCTCTACGGCCTGACCACGGGCAATTACCAACGCGTCGCCGAAATCCATTTCGAAGCGCAGTATGTGCCGAGCTATCATTCGGTCGGCGAGTTCGCGACCGCCTTGCGCGCCGTGGGCGAGCCGATGCGCGGCAAACCGGTGAGCGAGTTGAGCGTCGGCCAGATGCTCGACGGGCTGTTCGCCATCACGCGCGATTTCGACATGGCGACCCAGCCGCACCTTCTGCTGCTGCAGAAGACCATGGTAATGGTCGAAGGTATCGCCACTCAGCTCAATCCTCAGATCAATATGTGGGATGTCAGCGCTCCCTATGTCCGCAGCTGGATCCGCGACGAGCTGGGCCCCGAAGCCGCGTTGGCGGATTCGCTCAAGGAAAACGTTTCGACCCTGCTGCGCCTGCCGGACCTCGTGCGCCGGATCGAAGAAACATATCCGCCCAAGGGCGGCGCGCCCGAGCCGCAGCCGCTGCCCGATATCGAACTGGTGTGGGAACGCCGCCAGCGCGAAGGGCGCGGCTGGCTCGGTTATGTCCTCAGCGCGGCGCTCGGTGCAGCGACTATCGCAGGGGCATTCGCGCTCGGCTGGATCGGTTAG
- a CDS encoding class I SAM-dependent methyltransferase, translating to MTDTVSFGYEEVAPEEKTERVGAVFSNVAAKYDIMNDAMSGGMHRLWKDRFVRRVKPQPGEAVLDMAGGTGDIAFRMAARGAEVTVADINQDMLDIGVERAMDKGLTGLVWSCQNAEQLDYLDRQFDAYTIVFGIRNVTHIDKALREAHRVLKHGGRFYCMEFSTTEWPGFKEIYDLYSHEVMPKIGKAIADDEDSYRYLAESIRRFPKPAEFEAMIRAAGFANTRVEKILGGAVNIHSGWKI from the coding sequence ATGACCGATACCGTATCCTTCGGCTATGAAGAGGTAGCCCCCGAAGAAAAGACCGAGCGCGTGGGCGCGGTCTTCTCCAATGTCGCGGCGAAATACGACATCATGAACGACGCCATGTCGGGCGGCATGCACCGGCTGTGGAAGGATCGCTTCGTGCGCCGGGTCAAGCCGCAACCGGGCGAAGCGGTGCTCGACATGGCGGGCGGCACGGGCGATATCGCTTTCCGCATGGCCGCGCGCGGGGCGGAGGTCACCGTGGCCGACATCAACCAGGACATGCTCGACATCGGCGTCGAACGCGCGATGGATAAGGGGCTGACCGGCCTCGTCTGGTCGTGCCAGAACGCCGAGCAGCTCGACTATCTCGACCGGCAGTTCGATGCCTACACCATCGTTTTCGGCATCCGCAACGTGACCCATATCGACAAGGCGCTGCGCGAGGCGCACCGCGTGCTCAAGCACGGCGGGCGCTTCTATTGTATGGAATTCAGCACCACGGAGTGGCCGGGCTTCAAGGAAATCTACGACCTCTACTCGCATGAGGTCATGCCGAAGATCGGCAAGGCGATCGCCGATGACGAGGATAGCTATCGCTATCTCGCCGAGTCGATCCGTCGCTTCCCCAAGCCGGCGGAATTCGAAGCGATGATCCGGGCGGCAGGATTCGCAAACACGCGCGTGGAGAAAATTCTGGGCGGCGCCGTGAACATTCATTCCGGCTGGAAGATCTGA
- the mutM gene encoding bifunctional DNA-formamidopyrimidine glycosylase/DNA-(apurinic or apyrimidinic site) lyase encodes MPELPEVETTVRGLARFLQGERITRTVTNRPDMRFPFPDGLGQALTGATVVSLGRRAKYGLIHTDRDQTMIFHLGMSGRWRIDPDETDKHDHLLIETADHRFALCDPRRFGWVDLVGTQALDQWPGFAAMGPEPLGDALTIEHLRAALSGRKQAIKLCLLDQAIVAGLGNIYVCEALWHARIHPRKAGGRVSKQALSLLITAIRDVLEQSIRDGGSSLRDYAQPDGELGYFATRFQVYGRDGQPCHRDDGGTIRRFAQGGRSTWYCPRCQR; translated from the coding sequence ATGCCTGAGTTACCTGAAGTCGAAACAACGGTTCGCGGGCTCGCGCGGTTCCTCCAAGGCGAGCGGATCACCCGCACCGTCACCAACAGGCCCGACATGCGTTTTCCCTTCCCCGATGGTCTGGGGCAGGCGCTCACCGGTGCGACCGTCGTTTCGCTCGGGCGGCGAGCCAAATACGGGCTGATCCATACCGACAGAGACCAGACGATGATCTTCCATCTCGGGATGAGCGGGCGGTGGAGGATCGATCCGGACGAAACCGACAAGCACGATCACCTGCTGATCGAAACGGCGGATCATCGCTTCGCGCTCTGCGATCCGCGCCGTTTCGGCTGGGTCGACCTGGTCGGTACACAGGCGCTCGATCAATGGCCGGGCTTCGCCGCAATGGGGCCGGAGCCGCTCGGCGATGCGCTGACAATCGAGCATCTCCGTGCCGCGCTCTCCGGACGCAAGCAGGCGATCAAGCTTTGCCTGCTCGACCAAGCGATCGTGGCGGGCCTCGGCAATATCTATGTCTGCGAAGCGCTCTGGCACGCGCGCATTCATCCTCGCAAGGCCGGCGGGCGAGTCTCGAAACAGGCGCTTTCTCTCTTGATCACCGCGATCCGCGACGTGCTCGAACAATCGATCCGCGACGGTGGCTCGAGCCTGCGCGACTATGCCCAGCCCGATGGCGAACTCGGCTATTTCGCTACCCGCTTCCAAGTCTATGGCCGCGACGGCCAGCCCTGCCACCGCGACGACGGCGGCACGATCCGCCGCTTCGCTCAAGGCGGCCGCAGCACGTGGTATTGTCCGCGCTGCCAACGTTAG
- the rpsT gene encoding 30S ribosomal protein S20, which yields MANSPQAKKRIRRNDRRAEVNTARMSRIRSFVKKVETAVAEGDKKAAEAALKEAQPEMARGVARGVIHKNTAARKFSRLTKRVASL from the coding sequence ATGGCCAATTCGCCGCAAGCCAAGAAGCGCATCCGCCGCAATGATCGTCGCGCGGAAGTCAACACCGCCCGCATGAGCCGCATCCGCTCCTTCGTGAAGAAGGTCGAGACAGCTGTTGCCGAAGGCGACAAGAAGGCAGCCGAAGCTGCGCTGAAGGAAGCCCAGCCCGAAATGGCTCGCGGTGTTGCGCGCGGCGTGATTCACAAGAATACGGCCGCGCGGAAGTTCTCGCGCCTGACTAAGCGGGTTGCATCGCTCTAA
- the dnaA gene encoding chromosomal replication initiator protein DnaA, whose translation MARTDGRAGAAKRNKKEDLMEDLEAVNLAADWADISQGLRKDLGHQLHSQWIKPIQLGAFDDETGTLDLFLPTEFSANWVKDRFADRLTLAWKIARGNIRNVNIQVHPGRRKVPDIALGDGRRPANDGGDMGIMVNGPGVINDAGFTSSVGLDASLTFAAFITGETNILACNAAQRMAATEQPQFSPLYIKAGTGQGKTHLLHAIGHQYLASHPRARIFYCSAERFMVEFVQALKANQMIEFKARLRSFDLLLVDDIQFIIGKASAQEELLYTIDHLLAEGKRLVFAADRAPQALDGVEPRLLSRLSMGLVADIQAADIELRKKILESKLTRFAPLDVPEDVIEFLARTITRNVRELVGGLNKLIAYAQLTGQVVSLQLAEEQLTDILSANRRRITIDEIQRTVCQFYRIDRSEMSSKRRARAVVRPRQVAMYLSKVLTPRSYPEIGRKFGGRDHSTVIHAVRLIEDLRQRDADMDGDVRSLLRQLES comes from the coding sequence ATGGCGAGGACGGATGGCCGTGCGGGAGCGGCGAAGCGCAATAAGAAAGAAGATTTGATGGAAGATCTCGAAGCGGTGAACCTGGCGGCGGATTGGGCAGATATCAGTCAGGGCCTGCGAAAGGATCTCGGTCACCAATTGCACAGCCAGTGGATCAAACCGATCCAACTCGGCGCTTTCGACGACGAGACGGGCACGCTCGACCTGTTCTTGCCGACGGAGTTTTCCGCCAACTGGGTCAAGGATCGCTTCGCCGATCGCCTGACGCTGGCGTGGAAGATCGCCCGCGGCAATATCCGCAACGTCAACATCCAGGTCCATCCGGGCCGCCGCAAGGTTCCCGACATCGCGCTTGGCGACGGTCGTCGTCCGGCCAACGATGGCGGCGACATGGGGATCATGGTCAATGGCCCTGGCGTCATCAACGATGCCGGGTTCACTTCGTCGGTCGGCCTCGACGCTTCGCTGACATTCGCAGCCTTCATTACGGGTGAGACCAACATCCTCGCCTGCAATGCCGCGCAGCGCATGGCCGCGACCGAGCAGCCGCAGTTCAGCCCGCTCTACATCAAGGCCGGCACGGGTCAGGGCAAGACCCACCTGCTGCACGCGATCGGGCACCAGTATCTCGCTTCGCATCCACGAGCGCGCATCTTCTATTGCAGCGCCGAGCGCTTCATGGTCGAGTTCGTCCAGGCGCTCAAAGCCAACCAGATGATCGAGTTCAAGGCGCGGCTGCGCAGCTTCGACCTGCTGCTGGTGGACGATATTCAGTTCATCATCGGCAAGGCCAGCGCCCAAGAAGAACTGCTCTACACGATCGACCACCTGCTGGCCGAAGGCAAGCGACTGGTCTTCGCCGCCGACCGGGCGCCGCAGGCCCTGGACGGTGTCGAACCGCGCCTGCTCTCGCGCCTGTCGATGGGCCTCGTCGCCGATATCCAGGCCGCCGATATCGAGCTTCGTAAGAAAATCCTCGAAAGCAAGCTGACGCGCTTTGCACCGCTCGACGTGCCGGAGGACGTGATCGAGTTCCTCGCCCGCACCATCACACGTAATGTTCGCGAACTGGTCGGGGGCCTGAACAAGCTGATCGCCTATGCCCAGCTGACCGGGCAGGTCGTATCGCTCCAGCTCGCCGAAGAGCAGCTGACCGATATCCTCTCGGCCAACCGTCGCCGCATCACCATCGACGAGATTCAACGCACGGTGTGCCAGTTCTATCGCATCGACCGCAGCGAAATGTCGTCCAAGCGCCGCGCCCGCGCCGTCGTGCGCCCGCGCCAGGTGGCGATGTATCTCTCCAAGGTGCTGACGCCGCGCAGCTATCCGGAAATCGGGCGCAAGTTCGGCGGCCGCGATCATTCGACGGTTATCCACGCCGTGCGGCTGATCGAAGACCTGCGCCAGCGCGATGCCGATATGGATGGCGATGTCCGCAGCCTGCTGCGGCAATTGGAGAGCTGA
- a CDS encoding HesA/MoeB/ThiF family protein translates to MSLSPERLERFARHIVLPEIGGAGQAALIDKHIVLVGLGGIGSPALQYLAGAGIGRLTLVDSDTVDASNLQRQTLFSERDVGHGKAVSARRWVQNFDRSLRVTISDKRITADNAPDLMTSADLVLDGTDNFATRLAVSDACVAAQVPLLTAAVGRFQGQVAAFAGHLPNQPCYRCFVGDAFDAEDCDTCAEDGVLGAMVGWVGTFAAMQAVRVLLAGVSRFGDPQWGKLQLMDGLKPGMRAIAIPKDPGCKGCGEGR, encoded by the coding sequence ATGAGCCTGTCCCCCGAGAGACTGGAGCGCTTCGCCCGCCATATCGTACTGCCTGAGATTGGCGGTGCGGGACAGGCGGCATTGATCGACAAGCACATCGTCCTTGTGGGCCTCGGCGGCATCGGTTCGCCAGCGCTGCAATATCTTGCAGGCGCGGGGATCGGGCGGCTGACGCTGGTCGATAGCGACACCGTCGACGCCAGCAACCTCCAGCGCCAGACGCTCTTTTCGGAGCGCGATGTCGGCCACGGCAAAGCTGTATCGGCGCGTCGCTGGGTGCAGAATTTCGACCGCTCGCTGCGGGTGACCATCAGCGACAAGCGGATCACCGCCGATAATGCGCCTGACCTGATGACCTCCGCCGATCTCGTGCTCGACGGGACGGACAACTTCGCCACACGCCTCGCGGTCTCCGATGCCTGCGTCGCTGCGCAAGTACCGCTCCTCACCGCCGCGGTGGGGCGTTTCCAAGGCCAGGTCGCGGCCTTTGCCGGGCATCTGCCCAACCAGCCCTGCTACCGCTGCTTCGTCGGCGATGCCTTCGATGCCGAGGATTGCGACACCTGCGCCGAAGACGGCGTGCTCGGCGCAATGGTCGGCTGGGTCGGGACCTTCGCCGCCATGCAGGCCGTGCGGGTGCTGCTGGCGGGTGTGAGCCGCTTCGGCGACCCGCAATGGGGCAAGCTGCAGTTGATGGATGGCCTCAAGCCGGGGATGCGGGCGATTGCAATCCCGAAGGATCCGGGGTGTAAGGGATGCGGCGAGGGACGTTAA